A window of Gemmatimonadota bacterium genomic DNA:
AAAGATTCAGAAGTTTAGCAGCCGTGCGGTATTTGATATCTTCGAGCGTCTCTTCACCGACGGGCAGGATCGCGAGTTTTACGAGAGCTGGACCAGCATAGGAGATGGGCAAATGCGTACCAAAAAGAATATGATTCGCACCGCCTTCCTCAATTAAATATCCCAGATCCTTCATCCCATTGGTACTTTTATGCAGACCATAGTGAATTTCAGCCAGCGAAAGATCGAAGTACCAGTTCAAATCGCGCAGGTCCTCCCGCACCCAGAGCGGCGACCGCGCGAGCGGACGGGCATTCGGTATAATAATCGCGGCATCGGGCACAGACACGATCAGATTGGCGAGTTGTGCCAGGTCAACACTCTGGCCCGGATCCATCCAGTGATGCTGGCGAATATCTTCGAGTCTATGCGGAATAAAAACCGGAAGATTGCACTGAGCGCATGCTTGAACAACGCTTCGGCTCTCAGCACCATCGGTCTGGTAATTGTGATATTGTGGAAAAAGGCGAATTCCCCTCATACCGAGATCAATACAGGACGTCAGGTCATCTTCCCAATGCGGCGACAGAGGATTAATTGTACCCACTGGAATAAGGCGATCGCCATGCGGTTCAACATCGCGGGCAAGCCGCTCATTCGCCGATTGCGGATGCCTGTGAAATGCAGCTTCGATATAAGAGACAACGGCTTTGTCAATCCCCGATCGGTCGAGGCGCGTGATAAGCGCATCGGGTGTATTGTCTCGCAGAGAACGAAAAGGCCATGTGCCGAGCCAGGCATTTACATCTATGAGCATTTGATGTTTTCTTCCTTTAATTGGTACGAGGTTCTGTAGGCGTAGCCCCTTGTTGCGCGAGAATGCGCTCGGCATTGGTCCAAAAAATGTGTTCGCGTTCATCTTCGGTGAGATCTGCATCGAGAACTTTGCCCACCGAGCCAGCCATCGTGCCATCGGTGCCAAAAAGCACGCGCTCAACACCGAGTTCTGAAACCGCGTATTCGACCTGTCCATCGTCCAGGTTGCTACCCGACACATCGACATAAACATTGGGAGACGCCTGGCGCATTTCGCGCACCGTGTGTTCCCAATCACCTCCGCCCCCGATATGGGCGTGAATGAGAATCGCATCGGGATATTTTTCACTGGCTTCGCTAAAATGAATACCGTGTGAAATGAGCGGCTGGCTTGCGCGGTGTTCGGGAACGGGATATCCCGCGTGCTGAAGAATGGGTACGCGACGTTCGCTCGCCAATTCGAGAATGGGGTGTAAAACCGGATCGTCGATGCGGTACTGATTGTAGAGCTTAATGCCAATCATGCCCGCATCGAGACAGCGCTCGGCTTCGTCTATGGCATCTTGAAAATGACCGGGAATGACAAAACACCAGCCGCGAATGCGTTTGGGATGGCGCGCCATCGCGCTCAAAATAGTATCGTTGTGAGGAGGCACATCCTCAACAGGTGCCAGAATGCCCTGCTGGATAACGGAGGAACACCAGTATTCGGTAATGCCGAGCATATCGCCCGAAGCGACGAGATGATCAGCGGACTGCTCCCACCCATCCATAAGCCAGACATGGCAGTGCATATCAATTTTGGGACGGCAAATGCCAGATTCGATATCTAAGGTCATGATTAGCTTTACCAGTTATTGTAGATTTGCGATGGACAATTTACTCAGTTCTGGATGATTGGTCAAGACAACAAACAACGCTATTTGACGTACTCCCAAAGCTGAAGCATTGGGATTCTCTTTGCTTCAGCATGGATTGTGGTATCAACGGCAGTAGCCAGCTATCCAAGCCTGATCTTACGCTGCCTTCGCCAGAGGTGGACGCCCCCACCTGTGAATGTTTATTGCCGCGTTGAGGTCTCTATCTATTTCAAGACCACATTCGCAACAATGAAATGTTCTTTCTCGCAATTCAAGATTTTCTTTGACAGTGCCACATGCGGAGCAAGTCTTAGACGTGGGTAGCCACTGGTCAATTTGCCGAACTGTTTTGCCTGTCTTTTGTGCGACATGCTTGAGAATAGCCAAGAAGTCCGAGAATCCCAGGTCGTTAATCTTTCTGCCCCACAACTGTTGCATGGCTTTGATGTTCAGCGTTTCAAAGCACATTACATCATAGTCTTTGCACAGTTGATGAGCAAGTTGCCAGTGATAGTCCCTGCGCTGATTCGCTACGCGCCGATGCACTCTGGCAAGGTTCACTCTTGCTCTATGACGGTTGTTGCTACTCTTCTGCTTACGTGACAGATTGCGGTTGGCTTTTTTGGCCTGTCTGGCGTTGCGAGAAAAGAACAAAGGCGATTGTGTTCGTGTGGCGTCTGAGGCCGTCAGGTAGGTTTTCAAGCCGAAGTCAAAGCCTGCGGTTTTACCGTTCTTGACAATGAATGACTTGATACCTTCAGCCTTTGCAACAACACATAGCCACAAGTCGCCTACACGGTCACGCTTGATTGTGACCGTCTTGATACTTTCTACATCGAAGTTTCTGCTTTTGTGATAGCGAAATATACGCTTGCCGATACGCACTTTGTTACGCTCAAGAAATTTATACCCTGCTTGCGTCAGGGTATAGGACTGATACCGAAAGCGTGACCTGAAAGTGGGCGGTCGCTTGTTGTCTCTGGCAAAGAATTTCTGATACCCAAAGTCTATGCGAAATACCACGTCTTGCAATGCCTGTGAGGGTAGCGCACACCAATGACCAAATCGCTTAGTTTTTTTCAGTTTTGTCAGATGCCTCTTCAGTGCATACTTGTTCGGATACTTGCTGTATCGCTGATAGTATCGCTTAATCAAAGCAATGAAGTGGTTATACACGCCAGCAAAGGCGTCTATCTCATCGTGCAGATACCGATTTCGGTCACACGCCGAATACAGCTTGAATTTGTAAGTTATATAGACCACTATACGCCCTTTTGATTTTCAACGTAGCGTTTAAGAATCCTAAGCGTCACCTCGCCAGTGGAATTATTGGAATAATCTGGTTGATCCACCGCCCATATCGCCTTGTGCGATATGCCCCATGCTAAAGCACCGCCCCATAAATTCTACGCGCTTCGCCATGCGACCCAAGCCTAAAGACTTGGGGATTACGCGCATTTCAGCTAAAAATAGTGCGCCCAAACCTTCTTCACCGCCGCAATCGTCTGATCGATATCTTCGTCCGTATAGCGTTCATTCACGGGAAGGCGCAGACAAGTGGCTTGCAGGGTATCGACATTGGGACAGTCATCGGGATTGTACACAGTATTTTGCCAGAATATCGGAATATCGTCCGTTAAAGGATAGTACTTGCGTTTCTGGATAACTTCCGTGCGGAGAATATTTTTCACTGCGGACATGCTCGTATTAATGGAAACACCCTCGGCGCGAAAAATAGCGACGAGTTCATCTCGCGTTGGCGCGCTACCCGTATAGCGAATGGCAAGCGGCCACCACGACGGGTGGACATTATCGGCAATTTTCGGAAAATCGAGATGGGGCAGATCCCCAAGTTCGTCATAGTATCGCCGAACAATCTGATCGCGACGGGCAACGAGATACTCGAGCTTGTGGAGTTGCGCAATGGCAATAGCGGCTTGCAAGCAGGTCGGGCGCAAATTAGTGCCAAAAAAAGGAATGGGTTGCACGCCGCGTTCGAGTTTCTGACCGCGCAAATAGGTTTTGTCTCGGAAAAGACGGGCGATCTCAGCGGTCTCATCGTCATTGGTCGTGACAAAACCGCCATCGCCAGTGGAAATCTGCTTGGATTCATTCATGGAAAATCCTGCGGCGTGTCCAATCGCACCGACAAATTGACCGCGATAAGTCGCACCGTGTGCTTGCGCGCAATCCTCGAGAATTTTAACCCCAGTATCCTTGCTAATATCCAGAAACGCATCCATATCACACGGCATACCGGCCATGTGGACGGTAATAATGACCCTGGTCTTATCGGTAATTTTTTCGCGCACCTTTTGAGGATCGAGCAAGCGGGTTGACAAATCGATATCAGAAAAAATAGGAATGGCGTGCAGTGCGAGTATGGCCGCAGT
This region includes:
- a CDS encoding amidohydrolase family protein, with product MTLDIESGICRPKIDMHCHVWLMDGWEQSADHLVASGDMLGITEYWCSSVIQQGILAPVEDVPPHNDTILSAMARHPKRIRGWCFVIPGHFQDAIDEAERCLDAGMIGIKLYNQYRIDDPVLHPILELASERRVPILQHAGYPVPEHRASQPLISHGIHFSEASEKYPDAILIHAHIGGGGDWEHTVREMRQASPNVYVDVSGSNLDDGQVEYAVSELGVERVLFGTDGTMAGSVGKVLDADLTEDEREHIFWTNAERILAQQGATPTEPRTN
- a CDS encoding amidohydrolase family protein is translated as MLIDVNAWLGTWPFRSLRDNTPDALITRLDRSGIDKAVVSYIEAAFHRHPQSANERLARDVEPHGDRLIPVGTINPLSPHWEDDLTSCIDLGMRGIRLFPQYHNYQTDGAESRSVVQACAQCNLPVFIPHRLEDIRQHHWMDPGQSVDLAQLANLIVSVPDAAIIIPNARPLARSPLWVREDLRDLNWYFDLSLAEIHYGLHKSTNGMKDLGYLIEEGGANHILFGTHLPISYAGPALVKLAILPVGEETLEDIKYRTAAKLLNL
- a CDS encoding transposase, whose amino-acid sequence is MVYITYKFKLYSACDRNRYLHDEIDAFAGVYNHFIALIKRYYQRYSKYPNKYALKRHLTKLKKTKRFGHWCALPSQALQDVVFRIDFGYQKFFARDNKRPPTFRSRFRYQSYTLTQAGYKFLERNKVRIGKRIFRYHKSRNFDVESIKTVTIKRDRVGDLWLCVVAKAEGIKSFIVKNGKTAGFDFGLKTYLTASDATRTQSPLFFSRNARQAKKANRNLSRKQKSSNNRHRARVNLARVHRRVANQRRDYHWQLAHQLCKDYDVMCFETLNIKAMQQLWGRKINDLGFSDFLAILKHVAQKTGKTVRQIDQWLPTSKTCSACGTVKENLELRERTFHCCECGLEIDRDLNAAINIHRWGRPPLAKAA
- a CDS encoding DegT/DnrJ/EryC1/StrS family aminotransferase, translating into MDELAINGGAKAKTVPYNQPNKYTDEERELLLEVLDSGKLMGPGGKVADFEAEVCRAFDVKHAIMVTSGTAALQTALASLGVSEGDEVITTPMTDFGTTAAILALHAIPIFSDIDLSTRLLDPQKVREKITDKTRVIITVHMAGMPCDMDAFLDISKDTGVKILEDCAQAHGATYRGQFVGAIGHAAGFSMNESKQISTGDGGFVTTNDDETAEIARLFRDKTYLRGQKLERGVQPIPFFGTNLRPTCLQAAIAIAQLHKLEYLVARRDQIVRRYYDELGDLPHLDFPKIADNVHPSWWPLAIRYTGSAPTRDELVAIFRAEGVSINTSMSAVKNILRTEVIQKRKYYPLTDDIPIFWQNTVYNPDDCPNVDTLQATCLRLPVNERYTDEDIDQTIAAVKKVWAHYF